Part of the Esox lucius isolate fEsoLuc1 chromosome 25, fEsoLuc1.pri, whole genome shotgun sequence genome, GAAACTTCCCAACTCAGGTTTTGTAATCGAGATGCTCTGGCCAATCAATGCCCCGCACTGCTGTTCATGTGACCGCCTTTTTACGTAACGAACGGGTGTAGCTGTGTGTACGTAGCCAAGTCTCTATTGGCAAGCATCGCACATTGTAGGCTAAAGCAATGGCTAAACTCATTTGTAAGATACATTTACAATAGCCGACATGCAGCCCACGATGTCGGTTCAACACCCCGAAGAAGAAGGCGCCCTTGAAGAAAGGAACGGATTCTTTATTGAACCAGAATACACATGGGATGAGGGGCAGGACAATGTAGACCATCACAGACTTATTTTACAAAAAGCAGATGCACTTGCTTCAGAAAACAATCTCAAAGAAGCTCTCGATATGTTCTCAATGGCTTTGAGATACGGTTCTGTTCGCCCAGAGCAGTTGAGTACTTTAGTGGATTGTGTACTGCGCAACTTCAAGAAAAAACTGGCAAAAGACGAGGCGCCTTCGGAACGAGCGCTCGATGTTAAAGACAACGCCAGCGAGGAAGATATTTTTGACTGTCCGAATTGTCATAGATTTTTTGGAGAGCCAGTTACTATCCGCTGTGGACATACGTATTGTAAAAGATGTTTACAACATAATTTATTCTTAAAATGCAAGCGGTGTAGCGAACCGATAGCACTTGGAGGTAGGCCAATGGTGCTGAAAACGAATGTGATTCTATTTGGACTTTTGGAAAAGTGGTTTCCGAACGAAACGAAAAGGTCTAGAACTATTTGTGAAATTGAAAACTTGTCAACAAGCAGCGATTTCGAGGGGGCCATATCGCTAGCGACAGATTTGATTGAATCAGGTGAGTTTGGGGAGGAACATCTTGTGGATATACTACTTGTAAAAGCGTGAAACCAACGAGTAATTTTAATAATTCCCTGTTACTTTTTTGGCGTTAGTTTATTTTCGTGAAACAGGTGAGTTCCACTGACCAACGCTTAGGTGGCCGATTGTCATGTTTTGGACTGTAACAATAAGTTAAGTCCCTCCTCCGTGATGTAACCCCTCAAAAACCTTATCCTCAAACCCCCCTGTTACGAAATTTTGTAAGTTGGGCATGCGCACAAGCATTGGGTTTTATAAGGCAGGTCGTGACGCGGTGGAACGTTTTGTAATTACCGGTAGTAGCGGGGGTGTGAACTAAACCATAATATAACGTGTACAATTCCCACTTAAATATTCCCCAAAGTTCAAACATATTAATATACTGGTACATGCACTGTTTATAGGCCGGCTTTGATTGCTCAGCTTTAAGGTACTAATATATTTTACCTGGAAAATAAGTCTGAAAAAGGAATAGTTAAAATTAACAGATAATGGTGGCAATGCCCTCCAGCCGTTAAGGCCTACTCAAGCATTGTAATGCAATCTAGACAGTGTACTTGCTATTACATCAAGTTTTTGACTTTGCAAGTAAAGGCATACATATTTTCAGAATTGCTCTTTGAATTTATGTGCTTCTTTACTGTTAATTTCATTAGTTTTCACATTAGGTATTACACTATTCAAATTCCCTGAACATCAAATGTCAATAATTTTATGCCTACATTTGATCAAtaaatgatgaaaaataaaagttaaTTTAGGATATCACAAATGataagtgtacacaatgcaGTAAACATCCTCATTGTTCTTACACCTGTGGAAACCTatctttgtgcaaggaggaacaggaggagcactgccagagccctacaaaattacctaATTACTCCATGAGGGTCTGGCATCCTCTAGGTGGACCTGTCCTCACTGCCCAGTACCGTGCATCTtaattggcattcgccagagaacaccagaattcaCCATTGGTGCccctttctcttcacagatgagagtaggttcacactgagcacgtgacagacgtgaaagagtctgtagagacgccgtggtgaatattatgctgcctgcaacatcatccggCATGAACAGTTTGGCGGTgcgtcagtgatggtctggggaggcatgcCATTGGAGGGTTGCTTAggcctccacgtgctagccagcaataccctgactgctgttaagtactgggatgaaatcctcatcATTGTCataccttacgctggtgcagtgggccctaggttcctcctggtgcaggacaatgcccggcctcatgtggtcaGACTGTGTAGGCAATTcttggatgacaaaggcattgataccattgactggccctcacgttccccagacctgaatccaattgagaacctctgggaaaTTAATGCAAATTGGAACatcctgtgatttcaattgttcactTTGATTATCGGTGGGATTtttaatccagccctcagtcagttggtgattttggtttccatcgagcgttacgtcattttgttctcaaccaATTGCATAATGTATAGTGAAGATTTCTTTGGATGTGCAGTGTTCAAGGTTAGATTCCAAATAGGGTCATACAGGACAATGTGTTAACTCACTgttgttaaaatgaacattttgttcTGTGGAACATTTTATCTGTGTACATTCTTGTACCGTGGCTTTCAACCAGGATGTAGTATTCAGGATTGAATTTAAAACATACTTTATATGACTTATCTGGTTACACAAtggttaaatataaatgttgatgTTAATACTTCAGACATTCTTTACATTGTTACATAATGTAGTTTTCAAAATACGTACTAGACAAACCTGCTTAAAATCCCTAGGTATGCTAAACAGTTTAGTGAGTTTCTAAAAAGAACTGTTCGATAATGAGTGTAATAGTTGAAtatagtgatggccaaacaaggtttcattagcattattttaccattgggatattatgctggcagcactcagattttctttatcacaataaaagccatcattgaaatttataaaaaatcagtcaatcaaatatGGCAACTTTGCATACAGGACCAAACCTGTCCTGACGTCACAGAGATGCTTAACATCGGAAATCAAGTGGATCttaggttgtttttttttttacacccaagcatatcaaaatattttagtAAAACGTAATAAACCCTAACCTACATTCAATCCACATTTTTCAGATTACTTCCAGTAGCCTAGAATTGCAGATTCTTTAAAGTTCAGATGATTACTGGTGAAAAGACAATCAGATTAGCGCATGAACTGTCTccaaaaacattattcaaaatacagtataaaaaatATAAGCATCTATGAGGATTGGTTACACTGGCTGCCCAGTTGAGATTTCTCcactaatatttttttctgccaaaCACACCAGATCAAAGAATAAGCATTTTTGAAATTGGTGTTGttggaaaatgtaaatttttattaACAAGTGTCTATTCGTCCTTTCCTCGTTCCGTCTAGATCCTGTGGATGAGGCGGTGCGGTGGTTGCGGGTGGAAGCCTACAACAGGCTCCGGCAGTACCAGCTGGCCCTGGAAGATGCCGAACTCTGTCTTAGCTTGAACCACTCTGCAGAGGTaggtcacttttttttttaaacaagtgtttttttttacttaactgtacattaaatggaaaaaaaatgtttgtgtcagatttcttgaaaatgtatttttgttggaAAAGCACTTTCAGTTTAAAAGCCAGACCTATATATTTGTtagtaatataattattaaacaTAATCATTAAAACAGAGACAATAAAAAATTTATGAATTGGGCATGATTGGTTTGTTTTTAAGTTTAAGTATAAGAACTACACATTGGCAAAATGGAAAAGATTCCCCAAAATATGctttaaatcaaaatgttctcTCAGCTCCATGGTGAAATGTTGAGTCGCAGGAAAGAGAACTCTCTAAAGTGTTATCCCCTGTCCTTACTGGGCCGCCCTGTGGTGTTTTGACATAGTAAACTAGAAACCACTAGCTCAGGTTAAATCATCAGCGATTTACTACGCCATGCGATGCGTCACGGAGAGTGGAGTGGAGGCTGACTCTGATTAGAGGCTCAGCCAGGAGTTCATACATTTAAATGGGTTAGCCAGTCTAAGTGGGTAAGACTGAATGGGTTACCTGGCACTCTACAAAAAGAACCGGTAGACCTTATTTTAGAACATCTTGGTGCTATAAACAGTTTTTAACAAGGTGCCGTCACTGCTGACCGATCGCATCCGAAATAGTAGCCTGCCTGATGATACGTCACTGCGTGATCCACAACAGCGGGGGATGTCAGCGCTTCTCCACTGGCTGTCTGAAAAGCCTTTAAGAGCAGCAGCACTCTTAAGGCACAATTTGGGTCAGATGTGGCTTTGAGGATGAGAATCGAAGAGTTGGAGGAATCAAAATGATTGGGGTTCGAATAAATATGAAGACACTAGCTTGTAGCCACAAGGCATATATTACATGAATTGTTTTCCATAAACTGCTGATTCAGTTGGGGacgtgtatataaaaaaatcaaggCCAATCTGTCAGTCCTGTCCTAGGCTGCGCTTGCAAAGGTGGTTGAATTCTAATCTTTGTCCACTGTCCTGTCTTTCAACCAGATGGATcagatgtttctttttctttcccttcctcttTTGCGGCCTCTGTCATTCAGATGCCATGTAGTTTTCTAACCAAAACGCAAATCTTATCTTATCTCCTCCGCAGaacaaacacagtatttgtcCAGCTGAAATTCAGTAATGTACCCAAGTTTTTCTCTGACAGTTAGTCCACTGTTTGTAACGTCTACCCCCTTGTCCATCACCCTCCCAGGGTCTCTACTGGAAAGCCAAGGTGCTCCAGGAAATGGGCGAGACGGACGACTCACTGCAGGTGTTCCTTCACTGTCTGGCCGTGAACGAGGACTTCATCCTGGCCAAACGGGAGGTGGAAATGGTGAGACAATGACGAAGACGAAGACATGGAGGGAGTTGGGAGCAAaagcaattgttttatttttttacacctACGCTTTATACCCAAAAGTATGTTGACAACCCTACTTATTGAGTTCTGGTGTTTCAGGTCCACACCCATTGCTAACGGGTGTATATAGTCCAGCACATAGCAATGTAATCTCagtagacaaacattggcagtacaatgggtcgtGCTAAAGAGCTCCGTCAAAACAGCCCATCCATGAAGTGATAGATcacgcaaactcacagagcgggGCCGCCGTGTGCCGAAACATGTAGCGCGCAAAAATCGCCTATCATCTGCTGCATCACTCGCCTCAAAGTTCCAAACCGCCTCTGGAAGCGACATCAGCACACGAACTGTGCATCGGGAACTTCATGAAATGGGTTTACATGGCCGAGCTGCTGTATGCAAGCATCAATATGTGCAATGACAAGCatcggctggagtggtgtaaattATGCCAACACTGGACTCAGGAGCAGTGGAAACATGCTCTCTGGAGTCATGAATCATCTGGCAGTCGGATGGTTGAATCTAGATGTggcggatgccaggagaacgctaCTTATccggaatgcatagtgcctgctgtaaagtttggtggaggagggataatggtctgggggcTGTGTTTCAACATCTAGTCCAACATCAGTGCTTGACCTCACAAATAGCTGAATGGGTGACCATTTCCCACAGACACTCCAAAGTCTTGTGGAAATCCTTTGCAGAAGAGTAGCGGCTGTTCTAGCTGCAAAGGGAGAGCCAACTCCATTTTAATGCCCACTGtcttggaatgggatgtccaacaagttCATAGGTGTGATGTTGGGCGTCCACATACCTTCGGCCATGTAGTGTATTTTACCAGTTAACTTAgtacatttacagcaacaacctatGAATTAGGGTAAACTGTCTTGCTATGGGACAGAACCACAGATTTTCACCCTTGAACTAATATGCTTCTGCCCCCCAAAGCCCTTTAGCTCCGTAGTCTATTTCTTTTAATGAGAAGCCAGGTATTATCTTATTTCAAGCTTGCATTTACTGGCACTGATTTGTTTAGCATCCATGAAAGGGAACACTGTGCGCCTAGTGATGGCTAGCTAGCCACGTAATTATCCTTAGCACCGACTTAATGGAATCAAGCCCTTGGGTTGTGGTGTGAGAAAAGCAACACATTAGCATGACAGCAGACTTGTTGACGGAGTCACATAAATAATAGAGAAGAGAGGCTGAGAGGAATCCGCTTATTGGAAGTcgatctggataagagcatctgctaaatgactcaaatgtaaaaaataaagaagatCCAAGGCCTGTGTGCATgagacattgtgtgttctgcttCCATGACAAATCATGTATCAGATTGTGTAGAGAAAGGTCAGAGAGCAGAATgcccttttcttgtttttggccGACGCTGTTGAATAATTGGTGGAATTGGTGGCAAGGCCTCCATTTTGCTACTCCTTTTAGTAATAATTTGTTTCCGTTTCCTACCACTAATCAACCCCGTAATCAATTTGGTCAAAGTATTTGGTAACTTTCCGGTTTTTGTTACAATGAATGCCTATGATGTAGGATTTCGGTAATAATGAGGTGATTGTGCTCTAGTCACTAAACACCATATCGTGTCTCAGTAAATTCCACATTATTAGCGGGCAGAAAAATGAAGCATTGAAATCATGTTTTCATCTCTCGTCATAACACTAAATGCTATGTTACGTTCTCAGTTACAGTCTATAATAAAATTACCAAAGTCGGCTCACCAGCGGGTCAACCCTTGTGACTCTCCCATTCCGTAATGACATTAGACCCGCTGACTCAGATGCATCCTCAGCGGTGCCCTACTCTTTATTGGCCCTGGTAAAAAGTAttgcactaaatagggaatatggtggtaTTTGGGACACTACCAAATTACTGTGATGAAACGGTTGCATAAGTTAGCAAACTTGTCTCGAGGCTATTGCGCATGTAAGCCTGGCACAACAACTATTCCAAGTTGGCCTTTGTGGGAGTGAAGGTATCATTCTATGAGTGACCTTAATAAGGGAAtaatttagttaaaaaaaatatacatttgctaATCAAAATTCAGCGAAGGGTGGCCTGAAATTGATCAGTAACAAACATCCAATTTAGCCATTAAGTTATATAAAGCAACCGAAGCTTGCACCCCCTGCAGCCTACAACACCAATGTTAGCTAGTGtaataccattttatttttcacaacaaactcGTTTTTATTGAAAGTCTGGGGAGTAAGACTGCTCAACAGTCCACGTGGCTGAAGTTGTTGTGCgatatgattggttgattaggcGTTTATGCTGATGCTTGTTTTGTGCCAGGGATTTTTCAGTGAGGTCAAGTTTGACAGATTGTTTTCCATGAACGATGTGGAATGTGGTCTGAACGTAATCATAGACAGGGTTCCCAAGTGTGTGTCAAATGTTGTTCTCATAGAGTGACAAAATAGGCCTATGAAATTCAATATACAGCTTAATTTTTTCCATAGCTGTATGTGCAGTCTTGACATTTAGGAAAAGCGATGTTTGGTTTGGCGCGTGCCAGCCTTTACACCTCAGGAAGGTTATTGTCTGAAACTTTCATGGTTAGATTGAATAGATCGAGGTGTGTAAGATTggctctgtgtgatgtttgtgtgGACAGTATTTAAAGGGTTGTGTGTCACCTAAGTGGGTAGATCAGTTTGATAGTACTGGTTCAGACCTAGTTGAAATCCCCTTTCTTTTGATGCTGGATGGACCCCAGGTCTGCAATTAGAAAAACACCCATATTGTGTAAAGTGGAGTGGATGAGGGTTATCTTTATATTAATTGTAACATGACCTGCTTGGTCGTTGGTATAATAAAGGATGTAatggacacagagagacaagatGAAATCCTAACCCAGAACACCGAAAGCCCCACGAGAAAGTggtgaataacattgatttaTAAGATGAATCCCAGGAGAAAGAAGTAACACAGAAAGGGCAACAAACACGTGAACTGAATGTATTGTTTGTCATGTATGTACCGTTGACCATTTCCGGGGATTTTTCTTCTGATTGCAAATTGTCCAATTGCTAATTGAATTGCGTTCCACAGATACTGCACGACCTGCTGTCTCCATCCGGTGAGAACCTGAAAGTGGGCCTGAGGGAAACGGCGCACATCACCTCACCACACCTAcgcagtaaaatgccagcaacagaCTCCCAGGCCAAAGCCCGGCATCCCGCCCTGAACCAGGCCCATGCACGCATCGCCTCGCCCCATCCTGCCAAGGACACCCAGCACGCGGTACGAACTGGACTGATGTGGTTCGGGGGAGGGAAATGTCGCTCACGATTCTTGTCTCACTCCCAGCTCACGCGCCTAGTCACAAAATTTGGACAACGCCTAGCTCTAATGAATTGTCTCTTATTTTTCCCTGTCTATTTCAACATCCTTTCACCTCTTTCTCCATTTCCCTTCCTTTTCTTGTTCCTTGCCTCTCTGTCTTAACTCTCTCTTTGAccccaaaaaaagaataaaaactcTTTATATCCCCAGAATTCGGGTGGTTCTGAGAATCTGGAGCATTCGGGACTCAGCCGCACCCGCTCGCTGCGAGGGAACGGAGTGGACCGAGGTCTGGCTGTTGTGTCGGAGGGTCTGAAACGTGTGTGTTCCGCGCCCCAACTGGGGGACCAGGAGAAAGGCACGCTGCTGAAGAGAAAGCTGTCGACATCCGAGGGCGGACCGCACGTCGTCTACAGCCATGGGAGCAAGCACAAGAAACAAGGAGGTGAGTCCGAACCCGAACTGCCGCTAGCACACTAGCCCTGGTCCAAGGCGTTATGTCAGCCACTAATGCTTGTAAAGCAAGTAGCGCTATGCGATTTGGCAAATTTTTCGCTAAGTGCTAAGCGATTTGGCTAATAATTATTATGTAACGCTTTTTTGTGACCTCAATGAGACTGATTTCTAAGAAGAATTTAAATACGGCATGGGAATGGGCAAACCGAAACGAATGCCCTGAAACTAAAAACACAGGAAATcgtaaaacctttttttataaTCCAGTGGATTGCGCGTTTGCCTGAGCTGTGCGCGCCTATCCGCATACACTGGAGTAAAACGCCTGGCGTTCTCTTGCCGCCCCGCTCCGTAGCAGCAGGTGGTTGGGTGAGACGCGGGCCCTCGGCCCGGGGCCACAGAGAGGTTCCCAGGGATCTGCTGGACCCCAACGACCTGGAATGTTCCCTCTGCATGAGGTTGTTCTACGAGCCGGTGACGACGCCGTGCGGCCACGCCTTCTGTAAGAGCTGCTTGGAGCGCTGTCTCGACCACACgccccagtgccctctctgcaAGGAGAGCCTCAAAGAGGTAGACACCACCGCCAAGTGCTTTTCTTGGTCCTAAAATGTGTGCACTAATTTGGGAATATAGAGAACGATTTGCAGTGCAGACTGAAACACTTAGCTTGGGCAACACCTTAAATGTTCTAAAAAATAAGGCctaatctttctttttcttcccccTTTCTTTTCCCTCCTTCATTCCTCCTAGTATCTAGCAACCCGGAAGTACATGGTGACCTCTGTGCTGGACAGAGTGATAAAGCAGTACCTGTCTAAAGAGCATTTGGAGCGACAACTGGAGGAGACCCAAGAGCTCTCAGAGTGAGTTCTCCGCCTAACATGGAATGAACCTAGAATGTCTCTTCAAATCAATGGAGCAAATATCATAGAAGACTCATCGGAGGATGTTTTTTGCGCCGACTGTTAGGTTGGAATTGAATGAAATCTAAATCAAACCTGAGTGACTGCGTGTTGGCTAACCCTTTCCTCCCGTCCTCCCCCAGTCTGATGAAGAACGTGCCCATCTTCGTGTGTACCATGGCCTACCCGACCGTGCCTTGCCCCCTGCACGTCTTCGAGCCGCGCTACCGCCTCATGATCCGCCGCTGCATGGAGACGGGCATGCGCCAGTTCGGGATGTGTATCAACGACGCCCAGAAAGGGTAGGCAGACTACACGGTTCTGCCATTTCACTCACACAGAATATAAGGTACCTGTAGGGCAGTCACCATTGCGACGTTTTAGTTGACGATTAATTGTCACACAGATAATTGCGGTTAACAGTTTTAAGAATCTGAGAATTCGGCCCCTCCAAATAATTGCTTCAGAtggcttaaaaccaaaatgcaccCAGAGCGTAGCAGTTGTGTTCGGCTTTGGAACCACCGCTAAATCCAAGCTGTTAACGATTTctttacacaaaatgtaactGCAAAGCTACGACAATAGAATGTTCCTGTGCATAGGAACAACTCACCTCCTCGCTCTGCTGCACATATTATTATAGGGTAGTCATTTGAAATAGCTCATTCTAAAGATTTTATGTACAGTAGGCCTTCCTAAcagagcaaaaaaaatattgaattaatCAATTGATTAATTCAGTTAAACATGTACAAGgatgattcattttattttccaacgTAGGCCTAAATACGCAAT contains:
- the lonrf1l gene encoding LON peptidase N-terminal domain and ring finger 1, like isoform X1, with protein sequence MQPTMSVQHPEEEGALEERNGFFIEPEYTWDEGQDNVDHHRLILQKADALASENNLKEALDMFSMALRYGSVRPEQLSTLVDCVLRNFKKKLAKDEAPSERALDVKDNASEEDIFDCPNCHRFFGEPVTIRCGHTYCKRCLQHNLFLKCKRCSEPIALGGRPMVLKTNVILFGLLEKWFPNETKRSRTICEIENLSTSSDFEGAISLATDLIESDPVDEAVRWLRVEAYNRLRQYQLALEDAELCLSLNHSAEGLYWKAKVLQEMGETDDSLQVFLHCLAVNEDFILAKREVEMILHDLLSPSGENLKVGLRETAHITSPHLRSKMPATDSQAKARHPALNQAHARIASPHPAKDTQHANSGGSENLEHSGLSRTRSLRGNGVDRGLAVVSEGLKRVCSAPQLGDQEKGTLLKRKLSTSEGGPHVVYSHGSKHKKQGAAGGWVRRGPSARGHREVPRDLLDPNDLECSLCMRLFYEPVTTPCGHAFCKSCLERCLDHTPQCPLCKESLKEYLATRKYMVTSVLDRVIKQYLSKEHLERQLEETQELSDLMKNVPIFVCTMAYPTVPCPLHVFEPRYRLMIRRCMETGMRQFGMCINDAQKGFVDYGCMLIIRSVHFLPDGRSVVDTIGGKRFRVLTRGMRDGYSIADIEYLEDTRVRDGQELTQLEQLHDAVYEQARTWFQNLKNRFRNQILQHFGPMPEREPDIQATADGPACCWWLLAVLPIDPRYQLSVLSMTSLRERLVKIQHILSYLQSIPSE
- the lonrf1l gene encoding LON peptidase N-terminal domain and ring finger 1, like isoform X2 codes for the protein MQPTMSVQHPEEEGALEERNGFFIEPEYTWDEGQDNVDHHRLILQKADALASENNLKEALDMFSMALRYGSVRPEQLSTLVDCVLRNFKKKLAKDEAPSERALDVKDNASEEDIFDCPNCHRFFGEPVTIRCGHTYCKRCLQHNLFLKCKRCSEPIALGGRPMVLKTNVILFGLLEKWFPNETKRSRTICEIENLSTSSDFEGAISLATDLIESDPVDEAVRWLRVEAYNRLRQYQLALEDAELCLSLNHSAEGLYWKAKVLQEMGETDDSLQVFLHCLAVNEDFILAKREVEMILHDLLSPSGENLKVGLRETAHITSPHLRSKMPATDSQAKARHPALNQAHARIASPHPAKDTQHANSGGSENLEHSGLSRTRSLRGNGVDRGLAVVSEGLKRVCSAPQLGDQEKGTLLKRKLSTSEGGPHVVYSHGSKHKKQGAGGWVRRGPSARGHREVPRDLLDPNDLECSLCMRLFYEPVTTPCGHAFCKSCLERCLDHTPQCPLCKESLKEYLATRKYMVTSVLDRVIKQYLSKEHLERQLEETQELSDLMKNVPIFVCTMAYPTVPCPLHVFEPRYRLMIRRCMETGMRQFGMCINDAQKGFVDYGCMLIIRSVHFLPDGRSVVDTIGGKRFRVLTRGMRDGYSIADIEYLEDTRVRDGQELTQLEQLHDAVYEQARTWFQNLKNRFRNQILQHFGPMPEREPDIQATADGPACCWWLLAVLPIDPRYQLSVLSMTSLRERLVKIQHILSYLQSIPSE